In Struthio camelus isolate bStrCam1 chromosome 4, bStrCam1.hap1, whole genome shotgun sequence, a genomic segment contains:
- the HSPA12B gene encoding heat shock 70 kDa protein 12B isoform X2, which produces MATLLDPGARSLRIGAGGERSPTPSPPSSPGTRHSCSIAPLTPSPSPRNEARAPPASPFAVVVAIDFGTTSSGYAFSFASDPEAIHMMRKWEGGDPGVANQKTPTSLLLTPEGVFHSFGYTARDYYHDLDPEEARDWLYFEKFKMKIHSTSDLTMKTELEAVNGKKVQALEVFAHALRFFKQHAVQELKDQCPSLPEEDAVRWVITVPAIWKQPAKQFMREAAYKAGLVSPESPEQLLIALEPEAASIYCRKLRLHQLVELSCQPQANGLAPELPIDSSFRQAREQLRRSRHSRTFLVESGVGELWAEMQAGDRYIVADCGGGTVDLTVHQIEKPQGTLKELYKASGGPYGAVGVDLAFERLLGRIFGEDFIASFKAKRPAAWVDLTIAFEARKRAATPARSSPLNISLPFSFVDFYRKRRGQNVETALKRSNVNLVKWSSQGMLRMSPEAMSELFQPTISHIIKHIGELMSKPEVKGIKFLFLVGGFAESAMLQHAVQAAFGAACRVIVPQDVGLTILKGAVLFGLDPTIVRVRRCPLTYGVGVLNKFVEGKHPREKLLVKEGKNWCTDIFEKFVSVDQSVALGEVVQRSYCPARAGQRKTIINIYCCATDDVVYITDPGVRKCGTISLELDDVDEAGGAKRSRREIRASMQFGDTEIKVTAMDIRTSKTVRATIDFLSN; this is translated from the exons ATGGCGACGCTCCTGGACCCCGGTGCGCGGAGCCTCCGGATag GTGCCGGCGGCGAGCGGTCCCCCACGCCGTCGCCGCCCAGCTCGCCGGGGACGCGCCACAGCTGCAGCATCGCCCCGCTGACGCCCTCCCCGTCCCCG AGGAACGAGGCTCGGGCCCCCCCGGCCAGCCCCTTCGCCGTGGTGGTGGCCATCGACTTTGGCACCACGTCCAGCGGCTACGCCTTCAGCTTCGCCAGCGACCCCGAGGCCATCCACATGATGAG gaAATGGGAAGGGGGCGACCCGGGGGTGGCCAACCAGAAGACGCCCACCAGCCTGCTGCTGACGCCCGAGGGCGTCTTCCACAGCTTCGGCTACACGGCCAGGGACTACTACCACGACCTCgaccccgaggaagcccgcgacTGGCTCTACTTTGAGAAGTTCAAGATGAAGATCCACAGCACCAGC GACCTCACCATGAAAACTGAGCTGGAAGCTGTGAACGGGAAGAAAGTGCAAGCGCTGGAGGTGTTCGCGCACGCCCTCCGCTTCTTCAAGCAGCACGCCGTGCAG GAGCTCAAGGACCAGTGCCCGTCGCTGCCGGAGGAGGATGCCGTCCGCTGGGTGATCACCGTGCCCGCCATCTGGAAGCAGCCGGCCAAGCAGTTcatgcgggaggctgcctacaaG GCCGGTCTGGTGTCCCCGGAGAGCCCGGAGCAGCTGCTGATCGCGCTGGAGCCCGAAGCGGCGTCCATTTACTGCCGGAAGCTGCGCCTGCACCAGCTGGTGGAGCTGAGCTGCCAGCCACAGGCCAACGGGCTGGCGCCGGAGCTCCCCATCGACTCCAGCTTCAGGCAGG cccgggAGCAGCTCCGGCGCTCCCGCCACAGCCGCACTTTCCTGGTGGAGTCGGGAGTCGGCGAGCTCTGGGCCGAGATGCAGGCAG GTGACCGCTACATCGTGGCCGACTGCGGCGGCGGCACGGTGGACCTCACCGTGCACCAGATCGAGAAGCCGCAGGGGACGCTCAAGGAGCTGTACAAAGCCTCAg gggGTCCCTACGGGGCCGTGGGGGTGGACCTGGCCTTCGAGCGGCTGCTGGGCCGCATCTTCGGGGAGGATTTCATCGCCTCCTTCAAGGCCAAGCGCCCGGCGGCCTGGGTGGACCTGACCATCGCCTTCGAGGCCCGCAAGCGCGCGGCCACCCCGGCCCGCTCCAGCCCGCTCAacatctccctgcccttctcctTCGTCGACTTCTACCGCAAGCGCCGGGGCCAGAACGTGGAGACGGCCCTCAAGAGGAGCAA CGTCAACTTGGTGAAGTGGTCGTCGCAGGGCATGCTGCGGATGTCCCCGGAGGCCATGAGCGAGCTCTTCCAGCCCACCATCAGCCACATCATCAAGCACATCG GCGAGCTCATGAGCAAGCCAGAGGTCAAAGGCATCAAGTTCCTGTTCCTGGTGGGCGGCTTTGCCGAGTCGGCCATGCTCCAGCACGCCGTCCAGGCCGCCTTCGGCGCCGCCTGCCGCGTCATCGTCCCCCAAGACGTGGGGCTGACCATCCTCAAGGGGGCCGTGCTCTTCGGCCTCGACCCCACCATCGTCCGCGTGCGGCGCTGCCCGCTGACCTACGGCGTGGGGGTGCTCAACAAGTTCGTGGAAGGGAAGCACCCCCGGGAGAAGCTGCTGGTGAAGGAGGGCAAGAACTGGTGCACGGACATCTTCGAGAAGTTCGTCTCCGTGGACCAGTCCGTGGCGCTGGGCGAGGTGGTGCAGAGGAGCTACTGCCCGGCCCGAGCGGGGCAGCGCAAGACCATCATCAACATCTACTGCTGCGCCACCGACGACGTGGTCTACATCACCGACCCCGGCGTGAGGAAGTGCGGCACCATCAGCCTGGAGCTGGACGACGTCGACGAGGCCGGCGGCGCCAAGCGGAGCCGCCGCGAGATCCGCGCCAGCATGCAGTTCGGGGACACGGAGATCAAGGTCACCGCCATGGACATCAGGACCTCCAAGACGGTCCGAGCCACCATCGATTTCCTCTCCAACTGA
- the HSPA12B gene encoding heat shock 70 kDa protein 12B isoform X1, translated as MEKGGSLCLVAQPRPHRRAEASFELHGAGGERSPTPSPPSSPGTRHSCSIAPLTPSPSPRNEARAPPASPFAVVVAIDFGTTSSGYAFSFASDPEAIHMMRKWEGGDPGVANQKTPTSLLLTPEGVFHSFGYTARDYYHDLDPEEARDWLYFEKFKMKIHSTSDLTMKTELEAVNGKKVQALEVFAHALRFFKQHAVQELKDQCPSLPEEDAVRWVITVPAIWKQPAKQFMREAAYKAGLVSPESPEQLLIALEPEAASIYCRKLRLHQLVELSCQPQANGLAPELPIDSSFRQAREQLRRSRHSRTFLVESGVGELWAEMQAGDRYIVADCGGGTVDLTVHQIEKPQGTLKELYKASGGPYGAVGVDLAFERLLGRIFGEDFIASFKAKRPAAWVDLTIAFEARKRAATPARSSPLNISLPFSFVDFYRKRRGQNVETALKRSNVNLVKWSSQGMLRMSPEAMSELFQPTISHIIKHIGELMSKPEVKGIKFLFLVGGFAESAMLQHAVQAAFGAACRVIVPQDVGLTILKGAVLFGLDPTIVRVRRCPLTYGVGVLNKFVEGKHPREKLLVKEGKNWCTDIFEKFVSVDQSVALGEVVQRSYCPARAGQRKTIINIYCCATDDVVYITDPGVRKCGTISLELDDVDEAGGAKRSRREIRASMQFGDTEIKVTAMDIRTSKTVRATIDFLSN; from the exons ATGGAGAAGGGAGGTAGCCTCTGCCTTGTCGCCCAACCCCGACCCCACCGGCGGGCTGAAGCCTCCTTTGAACTCCACG GTGCCGGCGGCGAGCGGTCCCCCACGCCGTCGCCGCCCAGCTCGCCGGGGACGCGCCACAGCTGCAGCATCGCCCCGCTGACGCCCTCCCCGTCCCCG AGGAACGAGGCTCGGGCCCCCCCGGCCAGCCCCTTCGCCGTGGTGGTGGCCATCGACTTTGGCACCACGTCCAGCGGCTACGCCTTCAGCTTCGCCAGCGACCCCGAGGCCATCCACATGATGAG gaAATGGGAAGGGGGCGACCCGGGGGTGGCCAACCAGAAGACGCCCACCAGCCTGCTGCTGACGCCCGAGGGCGTCTTCCACAGCTTCGGCTACACGGCCAGGGACTACTACCACGACCTCgaccccgaggaagcccgcgacTGGCTCTACTTTGAGAAGTTCAAGATGAAGATCCACAGCACCAGC GACCTCACCATGAAAACTGAGCTGGAAGCTGTGAACGGGAAGAAAGTGCAAGCGCTGGAGGTGTTCGCGCACGCCCTCCGCTTCTTCAAGCAGCACGCCGTGCAG GAGCTCAAGGACCAGTGCCCGTCGCTGCCGGAGGAGGATGCCGTCCGCTGGGTGATCACCGTGCCCGCCATCTGGAAGCAGCCGGCCAAGCAGTTcatgcgggaggctgcctacaaG GCCGGTCTGGTGTCCCCGGAGAGCCCGGAGCAGCTGCTGATCGCGCTGGAGCCCGAAGCGGCGTCCATTTACTGCCGGAAGCTGCGCCTGCACCAGCTGGTGGAGCTGAGCTGCCAGCCACAGGCCAACGGGCTGGCGCCGGAGCTCCCCATCGACTCCAGCTTCAGGCAGG cccgggAGCAGCTCCGGCGCTCCCGCCACAGCCGCACTTTCCTGGTGGAGTCGGGAGTCGGCGAGCTCTGGGCCGAGATGCAGGCAG GTGACCGCTACATCGTGGCCGACTGCGGCGGCGGCACGGTGGACCTCACCGTGCACCAGATCGAGAAGCCGCAGGGGACGCTCAAGGAGCTGTACAAAGCCTCAg gggGTCCCTACGGGGCCGTGGGGGTGGACCTGGCCTTCGAGCGGCTGCTGGGCCGCATCTTCGGGGAGGATTTCATCGCCTCCTTCAAGGCCAAGCGCCCGGCGGCCTGGGTGGACCTGACCATCGCCTTCGAGGCCCGCAAGCGCGCGGCCACCCCGGCCCGCTCCAGCCCGCTCAacatctccctgcccttctcctTCGTCGACTTCTACCGCAAGCGCCGGGGCCAGAACGTGGAGACGGCCCTCAAGAGGAGCAA CGTCAACTTGGTGAAGTGGTCGTCGCAGGGCATGCTGCGGATGTCCCCGGAGGCCATGAGCGAGCTCTTCCAGCCCACCATCAGCCACATCATCAAGCACATCG GCGAGCTCATGAGCAAGCCAGAGGTCAAAGGCATCAAGTTCCTGTTCCTGGTGGGCGGCTTTGCCGAGTCGGCCATGCTCCAGCACGCCGTCCAGGCCGCCTTCGGCGCCGCCTGCCGCGTCATCGTCCCCCAAGACGTGGGGCTGACCATCCTCAAGGGGGCCGTGCTCTTCGGCCTCGACCCCACCATCGTCCGCGTGCGGCGCTGCCCGCTGACCTACGGCGTGGGGGTGCTCAACAAGTTCGTGGAAGGGAAGCACCCCCGGGAGAAGCTGCTGGTGAAGGAGGGCAAGAACTGGTGCACGGACATCTTCGAGAAGTTCGTCTCCGTGGACCAGTCCGTGGCGCTGGGCGAGGTGGTGCAGAGGAGCTACTGCCCGGCCCGAGCGGGGCAGCGCAAGACCATCATCAACATCTACTGCTGCGCCACCGACGACGTGGTCTACATCACCGACCCCGGCGTGAGGAAGTGCGGCACCATCAGCCTGGAGCTGGACGACGTCGACGAGGCCGGCGGCGCCAAGCGGAGCCGCCGCGAGATCCGCGCCAGCATGCAGTTCGGGGACACGGAGATCAAGGTCACCGCCATGGACATCAGGACCTCCAAGACGGTCCGAGCCACCATCGATTTCCTCTCCAACTGA